A genomic window from Flavobacterium johnsoniae includes:
- a CDS encoding DUF1456 family protein translates to MTNNDILKKLRVALMLRDDQIVEILELVDFRISKSELGAFFRAEDHPNYMECGDQVLRNFLNGLVIHLRGTKENPKNPTDVLAKHKAEIPKKETSKERPEFKATPKDSEKFRGDQKPSKSGSATGKPKKKSFPKGNGKPAVVEKVVFKNGNKKKS, encoded by the coding sequence ATGACAAATAACGATATACTTAAAAAACTTCGCGTGGCTTTGATGCTCCGTGATGACCAAATAGTTGAAATTTTAGAATTAGTAGATTTTAGAATTTCGAAATCTGAACTTGGTGCTTTTTTTAGAGCCGAAGATCATCCAAATTATATGGAATGCGGCGATCAGGTTTTGAGAAACTTCTTAAACGGATTGGTAATTCATTTAAGAGGAACTAAAGAAAATCCTAAAAACCCAACGGATGTTTTAGCAAAGCATAAAGCTGAAATTCCGAAGAAAGAAACTTCGAAAGAAAGACCTGAATTTAAGGCAACTCCAAAAGATTCTGAAAAATTTAGAGGTGATCAAAAACCATCAAAATCAGGTTCAGCAACTGGAAAACCTAAGAAGAAATCATTCCCAAAAGGAAATGGAAAACCAGCTGTCGTAGAAAAAGTTGTTTTTAAAAACGGCAATAAGAAAAAATCTTAA
- a CDS encoding TerB family tellurite resistance protein — protein MNTEAEKRSLLLEMIMFATVDGHLHKREHDFLKLVALELGISNEEFQDLFHQETKPIVIKSEMQRINQFYRLALLMHCDGVLHEKEFKAIQQIALEMGLNLSAVKRVLQMMKNTPNTVINPVVLMEIFQEQHN, from the coding sequence ATGAATACAGAAGCAGAAAAAAGAAGCTTACTTTTAGAAATGATTATGTTCGCCACTGTAGACGGACATTTGCATAAGCGTGAGCATGATTTTTTAAAATTGGTGGCTTTAGAATTGGGTATAAGCAATGAAGAATTTCAGGATTTATTTCATCAGGAAACGAAACCGATTGTTATAAAATCTGAAATGCAGCGCATCAATCAATTCTACAGATTGGCTTTATTAATGCATTGCGACGGCGTTTTGCACGAAAAGGAATTTAAAGCGATTCAGCAAATTGCTTTAGAAATGGGATTGAATCTTTCTGCTGTAAAACGTGTTTTGCAAATGATGAAAAATACGCCAAATACGGTAATTAATCCAGTTGTGTTAATGGAAATTTTTCAGGAACAGCACAATTAA
- a CDS encoding alpha/beta hydrolase — translation MKRIFLAILFLITLIGKAQESTASKNVTTFTIEAPQLHTSKKIWIYLPENYSKETQKRYSVIYMHDAQNLFDAKTSYSGEWNVDEKLDSLKAPVIVVGIEHGNEKRIEELTPFKNEKYGGGNADNYLEFIVKTLKPHIDKNYRTKTKPKNTILFGSSLGGLFSFYGALKYPEVFGKAGVFSPSFWFSNDIYTFTEKQSKIKTKIYFLCGDKESDDMVNDLTKMKRLLDTKRCYCLHLDKIKIVKDGEHNEKLWRDNFAQALLWLGY, via the coding sequence ATGAAGAGGATTTTTCTAGCTATTTTATTTTTAATTACCCTTATCGGAAAGGCTCAAGAAAGCACGGCTTCAAAAAATGTAACGACTTTTACAATTGAAGCGCCTCAACTTCATACCTCAAAAAAAATCTGGATTTATCTTCCAGAAAATTATTCTAAAGAAACTCAAAAACGTTATAGCGTTATTTACATGCACGATGCCCAAAATCTGTTTGATGCAAAAACATCATATTCTGGCGAATGGAATGTTGACGAAAAATTAGACAGTTTAAAAGCTCCCGTAATTGTTGTTGGGATTGAACATGGAAACGAAAAACGAATCGAAGAATTAACTCCCTTTAAAAACGAAAAATACGGCGGCGGAAATGCAGACAATTACTTGGAATTTATTGTAAAAACTCTAAAACCACATATCGATAAAAATTACAGAACAAAAACAAAACCAAAAAACACGATTCTTTTCGGAAGCTCGCTTGGCGGTTTATTTTCCTTTTATGGCGCTTTAAAATATCCCGAAGTTTTTGGGAAAGCTGGAGTTTTTTCGCCTTCATTTTGGTTTTCTAACGACATTTATACTTTCACAGAAAAACAATCTAAAATCAAGACTAAAATTTATTTTTTATGTGGCGATAAAGAAAGTGATGATATGGTAAACGATTTAACTAAAATGAAGCGTTTACTAGATACCAAACGCTGTTATTGTCTTCATCTCGACAAAATAAAGATTGTAAAAGATGGTGAACACAATGAAAAACTTTGGCGTGATAATTTTGCTCAAGCATTGCTTTGGCTCGGATATTAA
- a CDS encoding aminotransferase class I/II-fold pyridoxal phosphate-dependent enzyme — protein sequence MKVEKFPDRIIEIDQNQYLYFGGTAYLGLPTNKNFQDLVVQNILKWGTTYGSSRTANIQLTAYDAGETFLASHIGSESAVTVSSGMLAGKLVLEKLKTETDFFFHLNEIHSAIQIENSFPVFINEKLNDRLLDSKPEKITILTDGVPSFQTKSVDLSFLKKISKSKEITLVIDESHSLGIVNEDGSGIYASIEFPIKRKILVSSLGKAFGLTGGVIASDSEFIAGIKEIETFTSAAGMNPAFVQTIYDAKEIYKIQHKKLKDNLSYIDSILIKNNDILFDRNYPLIYLLSNDLVEKLKQEKIIIASFKYTKDAEPLNRIVITANHLKEDLDKLVGLLNDFNSQF from the coding sequence ATGAAAGTCGAAAAATTTCCAGATCGTATTATTGAAATTGACCAAAATCAGTATTTGTATTTTGGCGGAACTGCTTATTTAGGACTTCCAACAAACAAAAACTTTCAGGATTTAGTCGTTCAGAATATTCTAAAATGGGGAACTACTTACGGAAGTTCCAGAACAGCAAATATTCAATTAACTGCTTATGATGCAGGCGAAACCTTTTTGGCTTCTCATATTGGCTCAGAAAGCGCCGTTACGGTTTCTTCAGGAATGCTGGCTGGGAAATTGGTTTTGGAAAAATTAAAAACAGAAACTGATTTTTTTTTCCATTTGAATGAAATTCATTCCGCTATCCAAATTGAAAATAGTTTTCCTGTTTTTATAAATGAAAAATTGAATGATCGTTTATTAGATTCCAAACCAGAAAAAATAACAATTTTGACTGATGGAGTTCCTTCGTTTCAAACAAAGTCGGTTGATTTATCGTTTTTAAAAAAAATTTCAAAGAGCAAAGAAATTACATTGGTCATTGATGAATCTCATTCTTTGGGAATTGTAAACGAGGATGGTTCAGGAATTTACGCTTCAATTGAATTTCCAATTAAAAGAAAAATCTTGGTTTCATCTTTAGGAAAAGCTTTTGGACTAACTGGAGGTGTTATTGCATCAGATTCTGAATTTATAGCTGGAATAAAAGAAATTGAAACTTTTACAAGCGCGGCGGGAATGAATCCTGCTTTTGTACAAACAATTTATGATGCAAAAGAAATTTATAAAATACAGCACAAAAAGCTGAAAGATAATTTGAGTTATATAGATTCGATTTTAATCAAAAACAACGACATACTTTTTGATCGAAATTATCCTTTAATTTATCTTTTATCGAATGATTTGGTAGAAAAATTAAAGCAAGAAAAAATCATTATTGCGAGTTTTAAATACACAAAAGACGCTGAACCTTTAAATCGAATTGTAATTACAGCAAATCATCTTAAAGAAGATTTAGATAAATTGGTTGGCCTTTTAAATGATTTTAATTCTCAATTTTAA
- a CDS encoding dipeptide epimerase, producing the protein MKLILREYNLKLKHTFTISRESIDVQPSLIVELQSDGFSGFGEATSNPYYHITVPMMIQDLEKIRSIIENTEDETPEVFGAKIHPYLKDDMFALCALDLAYNDLYARKKGKKLYELWNYKTDHNPLTDYTIGIDTIEKMVFKMKELPWPIYKIKLGTKEDIEIVKELRKHTNSVFRIDANCGWTVDETINNAVELKKLGVEFLEQPMKADNWEGHKEVFKHSVLPVIADESCIIEEDVAKCHNHFHGVNVKLVKCGGLTPGKRMIEEAKKLGLKTMVGCMTESTVGISAIAHLLPQLDYVDMDGALLLAEDIATGVTIKDGVISYSDLNGTGVTLL; encoded by the coding sequence ATGAAACTAATTTTAAGAGAGTACAACTTAAAACTAAAACACACTTTTACCATTTCTAGAGAGTCTATTGATGTACAACCTTCTCTAATTGTCGAATTGCAAAGCGATGGTTTTTCTGGTTTTGGAGAAGCAACCTCAAATCCGTATTATCATATTACAGTTCCGATGATGATTCAGGATTTGGAGAAAATCAGAAGCATTATAGAAAATACCGAGGATGAAACTCCAGAAGTATTTGGGGCAAAAATTCATCCGTATTTAAAAGACGACATGTTTGCTTTGTGTGCTTTAGATTTGGCTTATAATGATTTATATGCTCGTAAAAAAGGCAAAAAATTATACGAATTGTGGAATTACAAAACCGATCATAATCCGCTAACAGATTACACAATCGGAATTGACACGATTGAAAAAATGGTTTTTAAAATGAAAGAACTTCCTTGGCCGATTTATAAAATTAAATTGGGAACTAAGGAAGACATCGAAATTGTAAAAGAACTTAGAAAACACACCAATTCTGTTTTTAGAATCGACGCCAATTGTGGATGGACCGTTGACGAAACTATTAATAATGCAGTTGAATTAAAAAAACTGGGTGTAGAATTTTTAGAACAACCAATGAAAGCAGACAATTGGGAAGGTCATAAAGAAGTATTCAAACATTCTGTTCTGCCAGTAATTGCCGATGAAAGCTGTATTATTGAAGAAGATGTGGCAAAATGTCACAATCATTTTCATGGTGTAAATGTAAAGCTCGTAAAATGTGGCGGACTAACTCCAGGAAAGCGCATGATTGAAGAAGCTAAAAAATTAGGTCTAAAAACAATGGTTGGCTGTATGACCGAATCTACCGTCGGAATTTCTGCGATTGCGCATTTGCTGCCTCAATTGGATTATGTAGATATGGACGGCGCACTTCTTTTGGCAGAAGATATTGCAACTGGAGTAACCATCAAAGACGGTGTAATAAGTTATTCTGATTTAAACGGAACGGGCGTTACACTTTTATAA
- a CDS encoding DinB family protein, which translates to MALIQTLKILFNRDLDKLKFEIESYENENSLWIIDKNISNSAGNLCLHLIGNLNTYIGSEIGKTGYVRNRPLEFSLKDIPKSELIQKIEDTISVVNNALDSLTETDLEKIYPQIVFEKEMTTGFFLVHLSTHLAYHLGQINYHRRLLDF; encoded by the coding sequence ATGGCACTTATTCAAACCCTAAAAATACTTTTTAATCGAGATTTAGATAAACTTAAATTCGAAATCGAATCGTATGAAAACGAAAATTCATTATGGATTATCGATAAAAACATATCCAATTCGGCAGGAAATCTTTGTCTTCATTTAATTGGAAATCTGAATACTTACATTGGATCCGAAATTGGAAAAACGGGTTATGTTCGAAATCGCCCTTTAGAATTTTCATTAAAAGATATTCCAAAATCAGAATTAATTCAAAAAATTGAAGATACAATTTCTGTAGTAAATAATGCTCTAGACTCTTTAACCGAAACTGATTTAGAAAAAATTTATCCTCAAATTGTATTTGAAAAAGAAATGACAACAGGATTTTTCTTAGTTCATCTTTCAACACATTTAGCTTATCATTTAGGACAAATAAATTACCACCGAAGATTACTAGACTTTTAG
- a CDS encoding uroporphyrinogen decarboxylase: MAEYIGYLASVFIVGGFLLKNLRTIRFINMFGCICFVIYGIFLNDYRDFNQWLWPVIIPNAILAFVQIYYLTSKTEKS, from the coding sequence ATGGCAGAATATATTGGTTATCTCGCATCTGTTTTTATTGTTGGAGGTTTCTTGCTCAAAAACCTTAGAACAATCCGATTTATTAATATGTTTGGCTGTATCTGCTTTGTCATTTACGGTATTTTTCTAAACGATTACAGAGATTTCAATCAATGGCTTTGGCCAGTAATTATTCCAAATGCAATTCTAGCATTTGTGCAGATTTACTATCTGACTTCTAAAACTGAAAAATCTTAA
- a CDS encoding GyrI-like domain-containing protein, which yields MQPLIKTLTEKKLTGHFIEMSFIENKTFQLWNGFMPKKKEIKNTINANLYSLEVYPEHYFDNFNPSDNFQKWAAVEVSDFEDLPHGMKTLIVSGGLYAVFLHFGPATEAHKTYNYIFAEWLPNSAYIVDERPHFAVMDEKYKKDDPNSEEEIWIPIKNRN from the coding sequence ATGCAGCCCTTAATCAAAACCTTAACCGAAAAAAAACTTACTGGTCATTTTATAGAAATGTCTTTCATCGAAAACAAAACTTTTCAATTATGGAATGGTTTTATGCCTAAAAAGAAAGAAATTAAAAATACAATAAATGCTAATTTGTATTCTCTAGAAGTTTATCCAGAACATTATTTTGATAATTTTAATCCTAGCGACAATTTTCAGAAATGGGCTGCTGTAGAAGTTTCTGACTTTGAAGATCTTCCGCATGGAATGAAAACATTGATTGTTTCTGGCGGTTTGTATGCGGTTTTTCTTCACTTTGGACCAGCAACAGAAGCTCATAAAACTTACAATTACATTTTTGCAGAATGGCTTCCCAATTCAGCATATATTGTTGACGAAAGACCTCATTTTGCTGTAATGGATGAAAAATATAAAAAAGACGATCCGAATTCTGAGGAAGAAATCTGGATTCCGATAAAAAATAGAAATTAA
- the rlmF gene encoding 23S rRNA (adenine(1618)-N(6))-methyltransferase RlmF: MKAENNSQKDNLHPRNLHRSRYDFEKLISNCPELKAFISINKFGIETVDFSNPNAVKTLNKALLQTYYNIQNWDIPKNYLCPPIPGRADYIHYIADLLAESNNNQIPETPHVLGLDIGTGSNLIYPLLGNSIYNWSFVGTDIEQKSIDNCAKIIEANPNLIDSISLQQQTESRFIFKNIITPEDRFTFTMCNPPFHASAQEANKSNSRKVSNLNPKEKKDANPVLNFGGQNAELWCNGGEIGFITQMIYESVKYASQVLWFTTLVSKKENLPSIYKTLKKVNAVSVKTIEMSQGQKNSRIVAWSFFENPNSQKHFF, encoded by the coding sequence ATGAAAGCAGAAAACAATTCACAAAAAGACAATTTACACCCAAGAAATCTTCATCGTTCTAGATATGATTTCGAAAAACTGATTTCAAATTGTCCAGAATTGAAAGCTTTTATTTCTATCAACAAATTCGGAATAGAAACGGTTGATTTTAGCAATCCCAATGCAGTAAAAACTTTAAATAAAGCGTTACTTCAAACCTATTACAACATTCAAAATTGGGATATTCCTAAGAATTATCTTTGTCCGCCAATTCCTGGGCGTGCAGATTATATTCATTACATAGCCGATTTATTAGCAGAAAGCAACAATAATCAAATTCCTGAAACGCCTCATGTTTTAGGTTTGGATATCGGAACGGGTTCCAATTTAATTTATCCATTATTAGGAAATTCGATTTATAATTGGAGTTTTGTTGGAACTGATATTGAACAAAAATCAATTGACAATTGTGCCAAAATTATTGAAGCCAATCCAAATTTAATCGATTCTATCAGTTTACAACAGCAAACAGAATCTAGATTTATTTTTAAAAATATAATTACACCCGAAGATCGTTTTACATTCACAATGTGTAATCCGCCTTTTCACGCCTCAGCTCAAGAAGCCAATAAAAGCAATTCTAGAAAAGTTTCTAATTTAAATCCGAAAGAAAAAAAAGACGCAAATCCTGTTTTAAACTTTGGCGGACAAAATGCAGAATTGTGGTGCAACGGCGGTGAAATTGGCTTCATTACACAAATGATTTACGAAAGTGTAAAATATGCTTCACAAGTTTTATGGTTTACAACTTTGGTTTCTAAAAAAGAAAATCTTCCTTCGATTTATAAAACTTTAAAGAAAGTAAATGCCGTTTCGGTAAAAACAATCGAAATGTCGCAAGGTCAAAAAAATAGCAGAATTGTGGCTTGGAGCTTTTTTGAAAACCCAAATTCTCAAAAACATTTCTTTTAA
- a CDS encoding thiamine diphosphokinase, with the protein MSSHHIVRDDQEPALIIANGAACDPELLGQLLEWSPLVVILDSAIERVIELGIKVDVLLGDFDNGFDPEIYKTSQFPIEIVHTPDQEKTDLEKAFDYLIERKIPAVNVVWATGKRADHTITNLTNIVRYRNLLKIVILDDHSKIFLLPTKFEKWYTAKTPISLIPIGIVNGIYSTNLKYELNDDTLTMGYRTGSSNSVEKDGIVTITHREGDLLLMECFD; encoded by the coding sequence ATGTCATCACATCATATAGTCCGAGACGACCAGGAACCAGCTTTAATTATTGCAAATGGGGCGGCTTGCGATCCTGAACTTTTAGGACAATTATTAGAATGGTCTCCCCTAGTTGTTATTTTAGATTCGGCTATAGAAAGAGTAATTGAATTAGGTATAAAAGTCGATGTTCTTTTGGGAGATTTTGATAATGGATTTGATCCAGAAATTTACAAAACATCGCAATTCCCAATTGAAATTGTACACACTCCAGATCAAGAAAAAACCGATTTAGAAAAAGCTTTTGATTATCTTATCGAAAGAAAAATTCCTGCCGTAAACGTCGTTTGGGCAACTGGAAAACGTGCCGATCATACTATTACAAATTTGACTAATATTGTTCGTTATCGTAATTTATTGAAAATCGTAATTCTAGATGATCATTCGAAAATATTTCTTTTGCCAACTAAATTTGAAAAATGGTATACAGCAAAAACACCAATTTCTCTTATTCCGATTGGTATTGTAAACGGAATTTATTCTACTAATTTAAAATACGAATTAAACGACGATACGCTCACAATGGGCTACAGAACTGGAAGCAGTAATTCTGTCGAAAAAGACGGAATTGTAACGATAACGCATCGTGAAGGAGATTTGCTTTTAATGGAGTGTTTTGATTAG
- the uvrB gene encoding excinuclease ABC subunit UvrB, whose protein sequence is MKFQVSSEYSPKGDQPQAIQKLAQGIVDGDKYQTLLGVTGSGKTFTVANVIQEVQRPTLVLAHNKTLAAQLYSEFKQFFPNNAVEYFVSYYDYYQPEAFMPVTGVFIEKDLSINEELEKMRLSTTSSLLSGRRDVLVVASVSCLYGIGNPVEFQKNVIEIKRDQVISRTKLLHSLVQSLYARTEADFNPGTFRIKGDTVEVYPSYADDAYRIHFFGDEIEEIEAFDAKTSQVIEKFQRLTIYPANMFVTSPEVLQGAIWQIQQDLVKQVDYFKEIGKHLEAKRLEERTNFDLEMIRELGYCSGIENYSRYLDGREAGTRPFCLLDYFPSDYLMIIDESHVTVSQVHAMYGGDRSRKENLVEYGFRLPAAMDNRPLKFEEFEALQNQVLYVSATPADYELQKSDGIYVEQIIRPTGLLDPVIEVRPSLNQIDDLIEEIQVRCELDERVLVTTLTKRMAEELAKYLTKVNIRCRYIHSEVDTLERIEIMQDLRKGLFDVLIGVNLLREGLDLPEVSLVAILDADKEGFLRNHRSLTQTIGRAARNLNGKAIMYADKITASMQRTIDETDYRRTKQINFNVQNNIVPQALNKKIESAFTKNPLVEYELGHPIPVAAEPETAYLSKTELEKMIREKRKTMEKAAKELDFLQAAKLRDEIKKLQEQLA, encoded by the coding sequence ATGAAATTCCAAGTTTCTTCAGAATATAGTCCGAAAGGAGATCAGCCGCAAGCCATACAAAAATTGGCTCAAGGTATTGTCGACGGAGACAAATATCAAACTTTATTAGGAGTTACAGGTTCCGGAAAAACATTTACGGTTGCCAATGTAATTCAGGAAGTGCAAAGACCAACTTTAGTTTTGGCTCACAATAAAACTTTGGCGGCGCAATTGTATTCTGAATTCAAACAATTTTTCCCGAATAATGCGGTTGAATATTTCGTTTCTTATTACGACTATTATCAGCCAGAAGCTTTTATGCCCGTAACTGGAGTTTTTATTGAGAAAGATTTATCTATCAATGAAGAATTGGAGAAAATGCGTTTAAGCACGACTTCTTCCCTGCTTTCAGGAAGACGCGACGTTTTGGTTGTTGCGTCAGTTTCTTGTTTGTATGGTATTGGAAACCCTGTTGAATTTCAGAAAAACGTAATTGAAATTAAAAGAGATCAGGTTATTTCGCGAACTAAATTATTACACAGTTTAGTACAGAGTTTATATGCTAGAACAGAAGCCGATTTTAATCCAGGAACTTTCAGGATTAAAGGAGATACGGTAGAAGTTTATCCGAGTTATGCTGACGATGCTTATCGAATTCATTTCTTTGGAGATGAAATTGAAGAAATCGAAGCATTTGATGCAAAAACTTCTCAGGTAATAGAAAAATTTCAAAGATTAACGATTTATCCTGCCAACATGTTTGTGACTTCTCCAGAAGTTTTACAAGGTGCAATTTGGCAGATTCAGCAAGATTTGGTAAAACAAGTTGATTATTTTAAAGAAATAGGAAAACATCTTGAAGCAAAACGTTTGGAAGAAAGAACCAATTTCGATTTAGAAATGATTCGCGAATTAGGATATTGTTCTGGAATTGAAAATTACTCGCGTTATCTTGACGGACGTGAAGCTGGAACAAGACCTTTCTGTTTATTAGATTATTTTCCAAGTGATTATCTAATGATTATCGACGAAAGTCATGTTACTGTTTCTCAGGTTCATGCCATGTATGGAGGCGACCGAAGCCGAAAGGAAAATTTGGTCGAATATGGTTTCCGACTTCCGGCAGCAATGGACAATCGACCATTAAAGTTTGAAGAATTCGAAGCTTTACAAAATCAAGTTTTATATGTTTCTGCAACGCCTGCCGATTATGAACTTCAAAAATCGGACGGAATTTACGTCGAACAAATTATTCGCCCAACAGGATTATTAGATCCAGTTATCGAAGTGAGACCAAGTTTAAATCAGATTGATGATTTGATCGAAGAAATTCAGGTTCGCTGCGAATTGGACGAAAGGGTTTTAGTGACAACTTTAACCAAAAGAATGGCCGAAGAATTAGCTAAATACTTAACAAAAGTAAATATTCGTTGTCGTTATATCCATTCTGAAGTTGATACTTTAGAACGTATCGAAATCATGCAGGATTTAAGAAAAGGGCTTTTTGATGTTTTAATTGGAGTTAACTTACTTCGTGAAGGTTTAGATTTACCCGAAGTTTCGCTTGTTGCTATTTTAGACGCCGATAAAGAAGGTTTCTTGCGTAATCATAGATCTTTAACACAAACAATTGGGCGTGCGGCGAGAAACTTAAACGGAAAAGCAATTATGTATGCCGATAAAATAACAGCGAGCATGCAGCGAACAATTGATGAAACCGATTACAGAAGAACAAAACAGATTAATTTCAACGTACAAAATAATATCGTTCCTCAGGCTTTAAACAAAAAAATCGAAAGCGCGTTTACCAAAAATCCATTGGTTGAATATGAATTAGGACATCCAATTCCGGTTGCTGCCGAGCCAGAAACAGCTTATTTATCTAAAACGGAATTAGAAAAAATGATTCGCGAAAAGCGTAAAACGATGGAAAAAGCGGCTAAAGAATTAGATTTCTTACAAGCTGCAAAACTTCGTGACGAAATTAAAAAACTACAGGAACAATTGGCTTAA
- a CDS encoding LytR/AlgR family response regulator transcription factor, with protein MAFKCIIVDDEPPATRILENYIGKVNFLEKVGVFNDSLKALEFLNTQSVDVIFLDIQMPQLTGLQLSRIISKNIKVIFTTAYPDFALEGFELNAVDYLLKPISFERFYQAVSKLNSEPKTVVSNQSNLLDFLFIKTDGKNKFQKVFLTEILYVESLQNYVCIHTEKQQIITHSSLKNVIESLPETEFIQIHKSYVVSLKHIESTDNFSVFINGKELPIGATFKETFFGKIEENKI; from the coding sequence ATGGCTTTTAAATGTATTATTGTAGATGATGAACCGCCTGCAACTCGAATATTAGAAAACTATATCGGAAAGGTAAATTTCCTAGAAAAAGTTGGGGTTTTTAATGATTCTCTAAAAGCATTAGAATTTTTAAATACACAATCTGTTGATGTAATTTTTTTGGATATTCAAATGCCTCAATTGACAGGTTTGCAGCTTTCTAGAATCATTTCTAAAAATATAAAAGTCATTTTTACAACGGCTTATCCAGATTTTGCCTTAGAAGGTTTTGAGTTGAATGCAGTTGATTATTTATTAAAACCTATCTCTTTCGAACGTTTTTATCAGGCTGTTTCTAAGCTGAATTCTGAACCTAAAACAGTAGTTTCTAATCAGAGTAATCTGCTAGATTTTCTTTTTATTAAAACTGATGGAAAGAATAAATTTCAGAAAGTATTTTTGACAGAAATTTTATATGTAGAAAGTCTCCAGAATTATGTTTGCATTCATACTGAAAAACAACAAATTATTACTCATTCGTCTTTAAAAAACGTAATAGAGTCTCTTCCAGAAACGGAATTCATTCAGATTCATAAATCCTATGTTGTTTCTTTAAAACATATCGAATCTACAGATAATTTTTCGGTTTTTATAAATGGAAAAGAATTGCCAATTGGAGCGACTTTTAAAGAGACTTTTTTTGGTAAAATAGAGGAGAATAAGATATAA
- a CDS encoding alpha/beta fold hydrolase: protein MLKQYSRILIVLFLVSSCASKKPKFEDYVFKTKNEEANYQAAYDKALKLWNIPYTEEDVKTSFGTAHVVMAGPKNGKNLVLLHGMDASSTMWYPNIKALTKNHRVYAIDFIMEPNKSNLTAKPLSSKDILVFYNEVFNHYKLKKFDIVAASRGGWIATLLATQKSNSIDKIVLLSPAQTFKFIDQPRKTSAALMLKFFPSEKKFGKTLKTFSTHPENISVIYKRQFYLANKYAKSNSSMLKMMPFSDKELESIQNPVLVLIGDTDVINSEESLERAKKYLSNSKTKTIKDAGHFLTIDQPKTVNDAVINFLD, encoded by the coding sequence ATGTTAAAACAATATTCCCGAATCTTAATTGTATTATTTTTAGTTTCAAGTTGTGCTTCAAAAAAACCAAAATTTGAAGATTATGTTTTTAAAACCAAAAACGAAGAAGCAAATTATCAAGCAGCTTATGATAAAGCTTTGAAACTTTGGAACATTCCTTACACAGAAGAAGATGTAAAAACAAGTTTCGGAACGGCGCATGTTGTAATGGCGGGACCAAAAAACGGAAAAAATCTGGTTTTACTTCACGGAATGGATGCCAGTTCTACCATGTGGTATCCGAATATTAAAGCTTTAACCAAAAATCACCGCGTTTACGCCATCGATTTTATAATGGAGCCCAACAAATCTAATCTTACTGCGAAGCCACTTTCGTCAAAAGATATTCTTGTTTTTTATAATGAAGTTTTCAACCATTATAAATTAAAGAAATTCGATATTGTCGCAGCTTCTCGAGGTGGCTGGATTGCTACTTTATTAGCAACTCAAAAATCCAATTCTATAGATAAAATTGTGCTGTTAAGTCCTGCACAAACGTTTAAATTTATTGATCAGCCTAGAAAAACGTCAGCAGCTTTAATGCTGAAATTTTTTCCAAGTGAAAAGAAATTCGGAAAAACATTGAAGACTTTTTCTACACATCCAGAAAATATCAGTGTCATTTATAAAAGACAATTTTATTTGGCGAATAAATATGCAAAATCAAATTCGAGTATGCTTAAAATGATGCCTTTTTCAGATAAAGAATTAGAATCTATTCAAAATCCTGTTTTGGTTTTAATTGGTGATACTGATGTTATTAATTCTGAAGAAAGTCTAGAGAGAGCAAAAAAATATTTATCAAATAGTAAAACAAAAACTATAAAAGATGCTGGACATTTTTTAACCATCGATCAGCCAAAGACTGTAAATGATGCTGTTATTAATTTTTTAGATTAG